tttttcgaatttttcctttgaCATGATTCCAGATCCAAACTGTAATCTGTAATCGCTCCTCTTGATCTACAAATATTCCATAATCGTTCCCAAAACTTGAACATACAATGGCAAACGGCATGGATTAATCTGggattttccacaaaaacatGCATAACTTTCGGCTTTCAAGCCTTAATCCTTGGACGCATATGTACCGATACTGATATATGTATCGTCCAACTGCGTAAGCCTTGCCCTAGCCttcaaagacttttttttggacgCAGAGATTCGGATTCGGATTAAGGGTTGAGGGGATTTCTGGATTGCAAAGAAAagatttgatttcaaaaaaaagtcacgaAAGGTATTAGTATGTATTATTGAAAATGAGGTGCTCACAGAGTGGCAAAAAATTGTTAACCCCTCTTCTCCCAAATATTTCACTCATTTCCTTCTGTAATTAGTAAATTTTGCTGCACGCTGAATAAAATGATGagggaaaaatgagcaaaCATTTTCTTAAACACTTATTTTCCGCGGATTTGGATAGGAGATTTGGATAGAGATAATGGATAAAGATAAAGGTAGCATAAAAGcgtgtttagaaagaagaagaaagaaaagatagaaaggGGCGTGGCTACTTCTATATTCTCTTAGGGAGTTCTCTATAAGACGTAATTATTCACTTGAGTCAAAAACAGTTGTGAGAAGGGAATAAATGGAATTTCATGTAAAATTTACAATAAAGTTAGGAAAATGACTAAATCGTTTTCAAAATTAGCTTGCTTATGAGCAGAAACCCAAGTGAATATTAATCTATGCGACAGAtccataaacaaaaacaatattcACAGACTGTATTCAGAATTCTGCACCACTTTCGTAAAAGCAGTCAGTTATTaaaggaaaatataaaattgcTGAGATATTTCGACATGCAACTATTCCATTCTCGGAATTTACCCAAgtccttttcaaattcctgCGCCTAGACGTCTGTTTTTGGGATGCGGAAGAGAAATGCTTCCAGGAATCCGAGTTAATTGAGCAAGAGGTGAGGAATGGATGGCAGACACCAGCGGGCAGCACAATTTATTCGTTtcaaggaataaaaaagatgtTACCGTATTGTTCGGGAGCATATGTATGTAGGGTGTGAGGCGGAAGGTAAGCAAATGTATAAAGTAGTTATTCACTATGTAATTAAGGAGCAGATTTTTTGCTGATTAAGTGTTAATAGGGGCGAAAATATCGGGAATGGATCATTTTCTCCCTGTAACCCAACATTTTCTGGCTGAAGAAAcgatttccaacttttttgtCTAAAAAGTGAGCGGAGAATCAAGCACAGACAATGGGagcttttgagaagaaaaaaaaaagaaactatggaGAAGCCTTTCAGAACCAAAGattaaaatttcttaaaattcttcattctAAATGCAGGAAGTTCGGCATTAGCTCCGAAAATAAGGAAGAGAGATGAAAAAGGTaggaaagaaggagaagaaaacaagttttagaaggaaaagctggaaaacattttaattaatttaggtATAATACTATTCTTCTAAGCAAGTTCAGAAACGTTCATAGTTTCGATAGAAAACTTGGGATTTCGTTCCATATCTTGAATCGTTTCTACATGGTATTTTTCATACGTTAGTCTAGTGATGTTGGCAAGCTGAAAATAACATAAAGATGTTCTGCGAACACGATATGAGAGCATAAATTCAACAAAGAAATCCCATGGTATTGTTGTCAGCTCCTTCACTGCCACTGGAGGTTTGTGAAGGATCTGAGAAGAATTGAAGAAGCGGCTGATGGCTTGTCTAAAGCAAGTCAGAAAAAGGGCAGACTCATTCGCTTCATACAaggagaacaaagaaaaaaaagatgcccTCAACAACCATGGATTAATCATTTCGATGGATGATGTCCATCGAAACTTGTGCAGCTCTTACTGGATTAAGAGGAAACTTATGCCTGAAGATGAGATTCATTTAGCTGTTATGcatacaaaatataataaacgTTAAAAGTTTCAGtccttatttaattttttcccgttttttttttgctgtgtcCGAAACCAACGGCACCTCTTTGgtactttttttcagagaaaaagaagagaaaaccttTGAGAAGTAAATGACAGATCATCGCAGAAGTTCATACAGGgtaaactaattttttttgctcagaaaatttttctccacGAAATCAACAATGGAATGCCTCGCAATAGCGGTATATTTACCCGTTCATTGAACCGATGTTCTCTATTACCTCTCGAAAAGTTGTGAATTAGttaaataaagcgaaaaaaaaatcatttcctgGAGAACAGCTTTATTTTGTTACCTATAGAATTGTTTTACATTATCGGATAGCTTAGTCAACTTTTACTAAATTATCATTTACTAGATCGTTTGAGGTCCATTTATATCaatattttatggatattaTGTTGGTGTTCATCCACAAACACCAACTGTAGCTAcagtatacatatatttttgcTATACATGAGTAAGAAATACTCAGTGGGCCCCATTTCGAGAAGCATCCACGGTAAGGAGGTTTCATTTACTCCCGTCTTCGTTGTTGGCCTTATATCGTTTGAGAGAGGACAACGATACGAATTAGTCCATCgaattcattttaattcaCATTCTCATTCTATCCCTCAAAACGATCTCAGCTATTAAATAATGTTCTATGTTCATTTAATCGAATTTCACCTGTTCTCCTTCGAGCAGTTGATCGAGGTCCCATGGGTTTGGCTCCGGCAGCTGCGAGTATTCGGATGAGAAACGGGCGTCCATTAGCATGATGGTgtaatttccttgaaaatccgATGTTTGGACTTTTCGTTGCACCTAAACCTACAGATAGTGGAATGTCCTTAAGAATAAGAAAGCGgatctttaagaaaaaaacaaattgataTGAAAAATAGTCTTAGGGTATGCAAAtatccgaagaaaaaattaattttaccAGTTTATCTAATTCAATTTATATATGTGCAATTATCATTCAAAGAAATCAGAGGTGTAACGAAATTTCTGACGTTTAAATTTTgcagtaaatgaaaaaaatgtggttgtGAAGGTAAAAAAGGTTAGCGACTTGGAAAATAAATgcattttctcttatttttctggaaaaagttcatagtttctttcactgtgttttctttctaataacTATGGATGGAGAAATCCTAACACTCATCCCACATGTATGTCAGGATTTCTCAAGAACATCGTCAGGTCGAGACACATTGTCAACGTTTTTatctcattttgaatttcctgTAAAAGACCAATTTATAGGAATTTATTTCTCATAGGGGAATTTAAGATTTTTGGCAAGCCAGAAATTAACtcacaaaaataaagtaaaaaaaaacaggttgcAGTCAAATAATGTTTCAGAGCCAGGTGCATGCCTTTAACCTTTTAACTCTACGTAGTTGCTTTTTAGCAGTTACACTCATAAAAGGCGATTATTTACGAATTTTCGATGGCAATGGACATTTGGCAAAACTAATTTTTCAGATTACCTTCGAAAATTCTATGACCTTCCAATGAAGTGGAACTAGTGCTCTTTCTTTTTACCTCTGAATGCTCCCGCGTATTAAATTTTGTATTTGGACAAATTCCGCCAGtatcaaacaaaaacatgaataGAACTTTTTCTGGTTTGAAATCATTTCAGTCCTGCAGAGTTCCCTTGAAGACAAAGTAAAAATTGTCAAAATCATCGTACAATTCGAACATATGTACGTATATTTTCGGATTAAagatttccaatgtttttttctgtcaaggaaaaaaaaatgccttcTTCTGCAGTAACTTTGTTCTTATTGGATTAAACATATATCATGATTACAAACATATAGCTATGTGAATTTGAATAGCTACCATTGAGAACGACTGAATTTCACTACTATGAGGATGGATGAGGGTAAAGCTGAAGAAAGAGATTTTGAGCGCATATCACTTTTATATGCATCGGTTAGGCGCTGCAAAAAGCCAGTGGATCGAGACATTGAATGGAGGACTGATGATTACAGTGTGTTTCTtcgatctttttttatttctttcttcgattATGAGCCCATagtttagaagaagaaagaattgatTATTTAAGGTCATATATTCTCATGTTCCTTAATGaaaataacgagcttattcttgTTTTACTCATTGATGAATCTATTACGGCGTAGATGGTTTTTGCCATTAAAAAGTCTGATGCCTATTGGTCGGTGAAATATTTAACATATTTTAAGATACGTTTAAGCcaatgaattttcttttatttagcACAACAATTACTTAACTTTAGCTTAACTTCAAGCAGTACTACAGTACTGTATTTAAgtacatttgtttatttaaaatgAACATCAGTGAACacagaaaaaggagtgttCGTAGGGAAACGGGTGATTGAAAGTGAGTGTCGAGAGGAATGAGATTTAGGCGCTTGTAGTTTATAGCTGGATGTGTAGCGGAGCTTCCAGTGCTGGATAATTCGTTTGATTGCCAATTTGTAGAAACTCGCCCCAAAATGGGCAACGGGTCCCATTCGATGGCTATTCCAGCAACTCACTCTCATCCAAGCCCATTACTGTTGTTTGGTCTGAGCTGTAGGAGTTGATTTTTCGGGACagtaaaaactgaaaatcagTGGAAATTCTTTAAGAATGGTCAAAAGGAAAGGTCAAGCTACTGGAAAACTATagtgaaatgcaaaaaaaaaaataatcaaaacatTCATGTTTAGCTTAGGTTCGCAAATTAGAATTTATAGGATCCTTTGGACAATCTTGCCCTGGCTAAGATTTCCTGAACTGTAAAGCCATAGGCTTCTATCGATTATTAAGCAATCCGGACATAAGCATGAAAGTAGGTAAAGTATAAGTCTTTCACCttagaaccaaaaaaaaatttatttcttattgactTGTTGACGTCCTCGTAGCACAGTCCATTTAGAAAACAGATTCCGTCAAGAAGATTCTCTCATTACATTACCCAGGACTTGTGAACTGCTTGAAACGGTAGGAAAGTCAAGTTTCACTCTTTTTCAATTAAGAATTGATGGCATCATTCAAAATCTtcactctcctttttttcttggacatTTTTCTTGGACATCGAGAAGACTTTGA
This window of the Necator americanus strain Aroian chromosome III, whole genome shotgun sequence genome carries:
- a CDS encoding hypothetical protein (NECATOR_CHRIII.G9963.T1); translated protein: MPRFKDSRTWAKSKVFQSLTTLFLGILSQMKDMERGDASANPSLATQKQITMAPFGQNLVHLLHSTLCTPESNDVSEMCDSAVQRKVQTSDFQGNYTIMLMDARFSSEYSQLPEPNPWDLDQLLEGEQLANITRLTYEKYHVETIQDMERNPKFSIETMNVSELA